A single region of the Bacillus cereus genome encodes:
- the msrB gene encoding peptide-methionine (R)-S-oxide reductase MsrB gives MAVNEKIELATFAGGCFWCMVSPFEEMEGIIQVVSGYTGGHKENPTYKEVCAETTGHYEAVQITFDANKMPYEELLNIYWKQIDPTDIGGQFHDRGQSYETVIFYHDEEQHKKAEASKEELAKSGRFSKPIATKILLATTFYPAEEYHQGYHKKNTFRYELYRKGSGRDAFIKQHWPKDNAHLKEKLNEMQFYVTQENGTEPPFQNEYWNHQEEGLYVDIVSGEPLFTSLDKFDSGCGWPSFTKPVMSVSVKEKMDVSHNMTRTEVRSKEGDSHLGHVFPDGPGPNGLRYCINSAALRFIPKEGLEKEGYGDFLILFGNKK, from the coding sequence ATGGCTGTAAATGAAAAGATAGAATTGGCTACGTTTGCTGGAGGGTGTTTCTGGTGTATGGTTTCGCCATTTGAAGAGATGGAAGGGATTATACAGGTCGTTTCAGGTTATACAGGTGGTCATAAAGAAAATCCGACGTATAAAGAAGTGTGCGCGGAAACAACGGGACATTATGAAGCAGTACAGATTACATTTGATGCAAATAAGATGCCGTATGAGGAATTGTTAAATATATATTGGAAACAAATTGATCCGACCGATATTGGAGGCCAATTCCACGACCGCGGACAGTCTTATGAAACAGTGATTTTTTATCACGATGAAGAACAACATAAAAAGGCAGAGGCTTCAAAAGAAGAGCTTGCAAAGAGCGGGCGCTTTTCAAAACCAATTGCAACAAAAATATTGCTGGCTACTACGTTTTATCCAGCTGAAGAATATCATCAAGGGTATCATAAGAAAAATACATTCCGTTATGAGTTATACCGTAAAGGTTCAGGACGAGATGCTTTTATTAAACAACATTGGCCAAAAGATAATGCCCATTTAAAAGAAAAACTCAATGAGATGCAGTTTTATGTAACGCAGGAAAATGGAACTGAACCGCCCTTTCAAAATGAATATTGGAACCATCAAGAGGAAGGACTGTATGTAGATATCGTTTCAGGAGAACCATTATTTACTTCTTTAGATAAGTTTGATAGTGGATGCGGTTGGCCTAGTTTTACAAAGCCAGTTATGTCAGTAAGTGTGAAAGAAAAGATGGATGTTAGTCATAATATGACGCGTACGGAAGTGAGAAGTAAGGAAGGCGATTCACATCTAGGGCATGTATTCCCAGATGGTCCAGGACCAAATGGCCTTCGATATTGTATAAATTCAGCAGCTCTCCGATTTATCCCAAAAGAGGGGTTAGAGAAAGAAGGATACGGTGATTTCTTAATTTTGTTTGGAAATAAAAAATAA
- the lrgA gene encoding antiholin-like murein hydrolase modulator LrgA — translation MSTKKVYGFLSQIFVFSAIMLVSNIISTHLPIPMPSSVIGLVVLFSLLCLKVIKLEQVESLGTALTGIIGFLFVPSGISVINSLGVMSQYFVQILTVIVVATIILLAVTGLFAQLILGKDDKETKDTKELKVVNKGSKHGKVA, via the coding sequence ATGAGCACAAAAAAAGTATATGGTTTTCTATCACAAATATTCGTTTTTTCAGCTATTATGTTGGTTTCTAATATTATCTCAACACATTTGCCAATTCCGATGCCTTCATCAGTAATCGGGTTAGTCGTATTATTTAGTCTATTATGTTTAAAGGTTATTAAATTGGAGCAAGTTGAATCACTCGGAACAGCTTTAACAGGTATCATCGGATTTCTTTTCGTCCCATCAGGTATTTCAGTTATTAATTCTCTTGGTGTAATGAGCCAATATTTCGTACAAATCTTAACTGTAATCGTTGTCGCAACAATTATTTTACTTGCTGTAACAGGTTTATTTGCACAATTGATTTTAGGTAAGGATGACAAGGAAACAAAAGATACAAAAGAATTGAAAGTTGTAAACAAAGGAAGCAAACACGGAAAAGTCGCATAA
- a CDS encoding AI-2E family transporter, protein MQIKNLFQSKGFQRLIVLVLLALILYGMQSMLNLILITFMLTYLMDRFQKFISRKLDHFMPINRKIIIALLYVMLVTGIAITLFKYLPVLTIQISQLIYQFNVFLRNPPDSELIKYAVNAVNHMELSKYVGQGVDILYKSITNVGKFGLQVLLSVILSLFFLLEKARIVAFTSKFKESRLAIFYNEIEYFGKKFARSFGKVIEAQFLIAIVNCVLSVIALWILGFPQLLGLALMIFLLGLIPVAGVIISLFPLCMIAYNIGGIMYVVYIIVIVTVIHALESYVLNPKFMSQKTNLPIFYTFMVLIFSEHFLGVWGLIIGIPIFIFLLDVLDVTSDENEKDISKK, encoded by the coding sequence ATGCAAATAAAAAACCTGTTTCAAAGCAAAGGATTTCAGAGGTTAATCGTATTAGTATTACTTGCTCTCATATTGTATGGGATGCAAAGTATGTTAAATTTAATTTTAATTACGTTTATGCTGACGTATTTAATGGATCGATTCCAAAAGTTTATTTCTCGTAAATTAGATCATTTCATGCCAATTAATCGGAAAATTATTATAGCGCTTTTATATGTAATGTTAGTGACGGGAATTGCCATTACGCTATTCAAATATTTGCCGGTATTAACAATACAAATTTCACAATTGATTTATCAATTTAATGTATTTTTAAGAAATCCACCTGATAGTGAATTAATTAAGTATGCGGTTAATGCTGTTAATCATATGGAGCTTTCTAAATATGTGGGGCAAGGCGTAGACATTTTGTATAAATCTATTACGAATGTTGGGAAATTTGGCCTTCAAGTTTTACTTTCTGTAATTTTAAGCTTATTTTTCTTACTTGAAAAAGCACGTATCGTTGCTTTTACTTCAAAATTTAAAGAAAGTAGACTTGCAATTTTCTATAACGAAATAGAGTATTTCGGAAAGAAATTTGCACGTTCATTCGGAAAAGTAATCGAAGCACAATTTTTGATCGCAATTGTTAACTGTGTTTTATCTGTTATCGCATTATGGATATTAGGATTCCCACAATTACTAGGTTTAGCGTTAATGATTTTCTTGCTTGGTTTAATTCCAGTCGCAGGTGTTATCATTTCGTTATTCCCACTTTGTATGATTGCTTACAACATCGGCGGTATTATGTATGTTGTTTATATTATAGTTATCGTAACAGTCATTCATGCGCTTGAAAGTTACGTATTAAATCCAAAGTTTATGTCGCAAAAAACGAATTTACCGATTTTCTATACATTTATGGTATTAATTTTCTCAGAGCACTTCTTAGGTGTATGGGGACTTATTATCGGTATTCCGATTTTCATTTTCTTATTAGATGTTTTAGATGTAACAAGTGATGAAAATGAGAAAGATATTTCTAAAAAATAA
- the lrgB gene encoding antiholin-like protein LrgB produces MTSTMTPYFGIVVSLIAYGIGTFLFKHSKGFFLFTPLFVAMVLGIVFLKVGNFTFEEYNTGGKMISFFLEPATIAFAIPLYKQVDKLKKYWWQILSAIVVGSICSVVVVFIVAKAIGLDTAVMNSMLPQAATTAIALPISESIGGIPAITSFAVIFNAVIVYALGALFLKTFRVKHPIAKGLALGTAGHALGVAVGIEMGEVEAAMASIAVTVVGVVTVVVIPMFMPFIG; encoded by the coding sequence ATGACAAGCACAATGACTCCATATTTCGGAATCGTCGTTTCATTAATTGCATACGGAATCGGAACGTTTTTATTCAAACACTCAAAGGGATTCTTCTTATTTACACCACTATTCGTAGCAATGGTATTAGGGATTGTATTTTTAAAGGTAGGTAACTTCACTTTTGAAGAATATAATACTGGCGGAAAAATGATTAGTTTCTTCTTAGAGCCAGCAACAATCGCTTTTGCAATTCCATTATATAAACAAGTTGATAAGTTAAAAAAATATTGGTGGCAAATTTTATCGGCTATCGTGGTTGGATCTATTTGTTCAGTGGTTGTCGTGTTCATTGTCGCAAAAGCAATTGGTTTAGATACAGCTGTAATGAACTCAATGTTACCGCAGGCAGCAACAACAGCAATTGCGTTACCAATCTCTGAAAGTATCGGTGGTATTCCAGCAATTACATCATTTGCAGTTATCTTTAACGCAGTTATCGTATACGCATTAGGAGCTTTATTCTTAAAAACGTTTAGAGTTAAACATCCGATTGCTAAAGGTTTAGCGCTTGGGACAGCTGGACATGCGTTAGGGGTTGCAGTAGGTATCGAAATGGGTGAAGTAGAAGCAGCTATGGCAAGTATCGCTGTGACAGTAGTTGGTGTCGTAACAGTGGTGGTTATCCCGATGTTCATGCCATTTATTGGATGA
- a CDS encoding LytR/AlgR family response regulator transcription factor — protein sequence MLKVLVVDDEMLARDELKYLLEQTKEVEIVGEADCVEDALEELMKNKPDIVFLDIQLSDDNGFEIANILKKMKNPPSIVFATAYDQYALQAFEVDALDYILKPFDEERIVQTLKKYKKQKQIKLETKQDVKSVDVTTEMHKLALPIEESIVLINIEDIVYVGLVDGKVAVKTMKETYVTHDTLVILEKKLPQTIFMRVHRSFIANINHITEIQPWFNSTYNLIMKEGSKVPVSRTYAKELKKLLRI from the coding sequence GTGTTAAAAGTATTAGTAGTTGATGATGAAATGTTAGCACGCGATGAATTGAAATATTTATTAGAGCAAACGAAAGAAGTAGAGATAGTAGGTGAGGCGGATTGTGTAGAGGATGCATTAGAAGAATTAATGAAAAACAAACCAGATATTGTTTTTCTAGATATTCAATTATCTGATGATAATGGATTTGAAATTGCAAATATATTAAAGAAGATGAAGAATCCACCTTCAATAGTGTTTGCTACTGCATACGATCAATATGCGCTGCAAGCGTTTGAGGTAGATGCGTTAGATTACATTTTAAAGCCATTTGATGAAGAACGTATCGTACAGACATTAAAGAAATATAAAAAACAAAAGCAAATAAAATTAGAAACAAAGCAAGATGTAAAGAGTGTAGATGTAACGACCGAGATGCATAAATTAGCATTACCAATTGAGGAATCAATTGTACTTATTAATATTGAAGATATTGTTTATGTAGGGCTTGTAGATGGGAAAGTAGCTGTAAAAACAATGAAAGAAACATATGTAACACATGATACACTTGTGATTTTGGAAAAGAAATTACCGCAAACCATTTTTATGCGTGTTCACCGTAGTTTCATTGCTAATATTAATCATATTACTGAGATACAGCCGTGGTTTAATTCGACTTATAACTTAATTATGAAAGAGGGATCTAAAGTCCCGGTTAGCCGTACATATGCAAAAGAACTTAAAAAGCTGCTTCGTATTTAA